The Aeromicrobium yanjiei genome includes a region encoding these proteins:
- the dprA gene encoding DNA-processing protein DprA: protein MTRQERLALSLVVEPGDVRLRDLLRVHDPGRVLSAVRGEVQLPDEHLPEAWTERARDLADRVDRAMARAESTGLRWVCPGDGDWPTSLADLDHVLSLQGTAGAPLGLWVRGKGSLRALCDQAVAIVGARDCTTYGAEVASDLGADLTDAGWTVTSGAAYGIDGCAHRGALALGRPTVAVLACGADVDYPRSHSALLARIAEDGLVISEQAPGETPLKGRFLSRNRIIAGLSRGTVVVEAAVRSGSLNTLNWADQLGRTTMGVPGPVTSQSSGGVHVALREGKAVLVTSGQDVLEELGGLGAEVSQVEGPTTAFDALSPAMRSALEGLDWRDARTPGQIATAVRLTGHEVHAALDRLEGLGLASRTSDGWVLVRRADTG from the coding sequence ATGACCCGGCAGGAGCGTCTGGCGCTGAGCCTGGTCGTGGAGCCGGGCGACGTACGCCTGCGCGATCTGCTGCGGGTCCACGACCCGGGCCGGGTGCTGAGCGCGGTGCGCGGAGAGGTCCAGCTGCCCGACGAGCACCTCCCCGAGGCCTGGACCGAGCGGGCCCGCGACCTGGCCGACCGAGTCGACCGCGCGATGGCCCGCGCGGAGTCGACGGGCCTGCGATGGGTCTGTCCGGGCGACGGCGACTGGCCGACGTCCCTCGCGGACCTCGACCACGTGCTGTCGCTCCAGGGCACCGCAGGTGCGCCGCTCGGTCTGTGGGTCCGCGGGAAGGGGAGCCTGCGAGCGCTCTGCGACCAGGCGGTCGCGATCGTCGGCGCGCGTGACTGCACGACGTACGGGGCCGAGGTCGCCTCCGACCTGGGCGCGGACCTGACCGACGCGGGGTGGACCGTGACGAGCGGGGCGGCCTACGGCATCGACGGCTGCGCCCATCGCGGCGCGCTGGCCCTTGGACGACCCACGGTGGCGGTGCTCGCGTGCGGCGCGGACGTCGACTACCCGCGTTCCCACTCCGCGCTCCTCGCGCGCATCGCCGAGGACGGCCTCGTGATCAGCGAGCAGGCGCCGGGGGAGACGCCGTTGAAGGGCCGGTTCCTGTCCCGCAACCGGATCATCGCCGGCCTCAGCCGTGGCACGGTCGTGGTGGAGGCCGCCGTGCGCAGCGGCTCGCTCAACACGCTCAACTGGGCCGATCAGCTGGGTCGCACCACGATGGGCGTCCCCGGCCCCGTGACGTCGCAGTCCTCCGGCGGGGTGCACGTGGCCCTCCGCGAGGGCAAGGCCGTGCTCGTGACGTCCGGCCAGGACGTCCTGGAGGAGCTCGGCGGTCTCGGCGCGGAGGTGTCGCAGGTCGAGGGGCCGACCACGGCCTTCGACGCGTTGTCCCCGGCGATGCGATCGGCCCTCGAGGGGCTCGACTGGCGGGACGCGCGGACCCCCGGGCAGATCGCGACCGCGGTGCGCCTCACGGGGCACGAGGTGCACGCGGCGCTCGACCGGCTGGAGGGGCTCGGCCTGGCCTCCCGGACGAGCGACGGCTGGGTCCTGGTCCGGCGCGCCGACACCGGCTGA